The segment CAGTTAATGTTGATAGAGATAAAATGGCCTCTTTAGGGTTAAACGTTGCTACAGTTGGACAAACCTTACGTACAGCTTTCAGCGGAAATACCGATAATAAGTACCGTACAGGAAATAATGAATACGACATCAATATAATTTTTGATGAAGCTGCCCGAAACAATATTGAGGACGTACAGAATATTCAGTTTACCAACCCTCAGGGACAAACAATTAATTTAGCACAGTTCGCTGATATTAGTTACGAATCAGGGCCTTCTTTGCTGGAACGTTATGACCGTTCCCCCTCTGTGACCGTTATGGCACAAACCGTAGGGAAAACCACGGGAGCAGTAGCTCAGGAATGGGAAGAAAAATTGGCAAATGTTGAGAAGCCTAAAGGAGTGGAATGGTCCTGGGGTGGTAACATGGAAAACCAAAGTGAAGGTTTTGGTACCCTTGGAATAGCTCTTTTAGCCGCCATTATGTTAGTATATATGATTATGGTGGTACTTTATGATGACTTTATAAAGCCATTTATTGTATTATTTTCTATTCCATTGTCTTTCATTGGTGCTCTGTGGGCATTAGCTCTTACTAACCAAAGTTTAAACATTTTTACCATTTTGGGTATTATTATGCTTATTGGATTGGTAGCCAAAAATGCTATCCTACTTGTAGATTTTGCGAATCACAGGCTGGCGCACGGGGAAAATATCCGTACAGCTTTAATTCAGGCGAATCACGCTCGTTTAAGACCAATTTTAATGACCACAATAGCCATGGTGTTCGGGATGCTACCTATTGCACTTGCATCTGGAGCCGGGGCTGAGATGAATAATGGTTTAGCCATTGTAATTATAGGTGGATTATTATCTTCCCTGTTTTTAACCCTGGTAATCGTTCCCGTAGTGTTTATGATTTTTGTGCGATTGGAGGAGAAATTCTTCAAGAAAGAAGAGAAGAATTACGAGGAGTTAATGGTGGCAGAATATGATCACGTAGATCCAAAACACGAATTCGAATTCTAGATTTATTAAGAGCTGGCTGGCCCTGCACCAGTCAGCTTCTTAATTTTTATTAAATTACATTAAATGCAGGACCTTTAACGAGAACAAACAAATTGCAATGGAGAAAGATGAAGATTTTCTAAACAAAGTATCCCAACTTTTCATCATCAACGGTGCCAAGACTGTGACCATGGATGATATCGCAAAGGAGTTGCGAATTTCTAAAAAAACGCTTTATCAAAATTATACAAACAAGGAAAACCTGCTAGAGGAAACCCTGACTTACAGTATTGAAAAGGTTTTAAACAAGATGCGAAACCTCGACGAAAAGATTGAGAATGCAGTAGAAAGAATGTTTGCCAGAGATGAAGAAATAGAAAGAGCATCTAAAACAAACGATTCGATCCTCCTGAGACAACTTGTTAAATATTATCCCCAAATTTTCAATAAACACATGTTGTACTTTTCTGAAAAACTTTCAGAAATACTGGTACATAACGTTGAAAAAGGACGGGCCCAGGGTTTATACAGGAATGATTTTGACGCCCACCTTTATTCAAAATTATATTTCCAAATGACCATGACCTATGACAATTCCCCATACCTGGATACTACACAAATCTCTCGAAATAAGTATCAGCAGGAATCTCTCCTGTTTTATATGAATGCTATTACGACTGAAAAAGGAAAAGGTATTTTAAAAGAGCTTCAACGATCCTGAACCTAATGATTTTTCTCTCCAAAAATTTGATTCCTTAGCGGGAGCCAGAAAAATTTTTCAAATATTCTCTACCAACAAAGTCCTGGTTTGAATACTTATAAGACAAAAATAAAACAATATAAGTAATAATACGTATGTTTAATTTTAAAAGTAAGTAATTTTAGTATATATTAGTTCACCCTATTTCATGGGAGCATCACACCCTTTGAATATAAAATTGGAGAAACTATGTGTACTATACCTACAAATAAACCAAAAGTAACTTTAGTAGGGGCCGGGCCGGGAGATCCTGAATTGCTCACTCTCAAAGCAGTTAAAGCCCTGAAGGATGCAAATGCCGTTCTCTATGATGCTTTGGTAAATGAGGAAATTTTAAAATATGCACCAAATGCAGTAAAGCTTTTCGTCGGAAAAAGGAAAGGATGCCATTCTTACATGCAGGACCAGATCAATGATTTGATTGTAGCCTACGCCCTGAGATATGGCAATGTTGTTCGTTTAAAAGGAGGTGATCCTTTTGTCTTTGGACGCGGTCGTGAAGAAATGGACCATCTTGCTAAAGCAGGAATACCTTCTGAAGTAATTCCGGGTATATCTTCAGCAATTTCGGTTCCTGCCGGGCTGGGAATTCCTGTTACTCACAGAGAGGTTGCACAAAGTTTTTGGGTACTAACGGGCACTACTTCCGGTCACAAATTATCTCAGGATATAGAACTTTCAGCTCAATCTAAAGCCACAGTAATTATTCTCATGGGAATGAGCAAATTATCTGAAATTGTTTCAATATTTACAAAACACGGCAAGGCAGAAATTCCTGTGGCAATTATACAAAATGGAACAAAGGAAAACGAACGTCGCGCTATAGGAAAAATTTCAAATATTGAGAAAAAGGTTGCCGGAGCAAATCTTTCCTCTCCCGCAATTATAGTAATTGGAGAAGTCGTAGAATTTGCTAATGATAAATTATCTGCTCTTGTGGAAGATAATTTAGTTTATTCTAAATAAGGTTAGTAATATATAACTTTAAGCTTTCTAATCAAGCTGCTTAATAAAAATTTTTGATTTAAAAGCTGCTTTGGGAGCTTCACACACCGGGCAGCTATAATCATTAATCAAATCCTCAAAGGCTGTTCCCGCTTGTATTCCCTGGGTTTTGTCTCCATAAGTTTTGTCATAGACAGTAAAACACTCCTGACATTGAAAAACCTCAACTTCTACCACTTCTTTTTTTGAGCCTGTAGGTTTTTCGTCCTCTATTTTATTTCCTAACTGTTCAAAATACATCTGACTAAGCTCCATGAGCAGGCCAGGCAATTCCACTTTATCCACATCCTGAACATGAGTTATATATTCCCGCGTATTTGGATCAAAGTTTTTAGCGTACAGCAAATTATAAGTATCCCGAATTTCAAATTCGGTTAAATTCTCGGGAATTTTATTTTTTTCAATAACTATGGAAGTAAAGTAATATACCCTTCTGGTGTAATTAGCAATTCCGAAAGTGAGGCCATAAGTACTAATGTCATTTTGATCAAAATTTGCCACCAGATACTTTTTGAGACTTAAGGCTTCATCATTAGCTACTAGCAAGTGCCAGTTAAGTTCAAGCATTGAATGCCGAACATTAATCCCGAATTTGCCCAGTAATTTTTCCCATTGCAGTTTTGACTCTACGGGAATTCCTTTTACTATAAAAGATTTCCAGGGGGTGATGCAGATTCTTCCGATTTTTAATTCCGCGCAAAAGTCACACATCACCTTCAGAAATTCAAGGTCATACTTATTATTTCTCCAGTATAATCCCAGCCAGTATTTCCCTGTTCCTGTACGATTCATACCTTCGTAATACGGGAAGGGATAGAATGGCACTTCCAGCGGTTTGTCCACTGTGCGATTATCAGTATCTACAGCGTCACTCACCAAATCAAAGATCATTTCAATAGTTTCAGGATCTTCCTGCAAAATATTTTCCACTGCCTGTCCTACCTTTCCAATATCCCAGCTATAAATGAGGGCGGGATACATTTCAGTTTTTTCCCAATCTGGCAACCGGATATACAAATACCAATAGTCTTCATGTTCTGAAGCAATAAAATTTAAATGTCCTGTGAACAGAGGAACCAGCCTTTGTCTTGGTTCGGTAATATTTATTTTTAGTATTGGTTCGTACCTTATTTGTTCCAGGATGTACAAATATCTGTCCCCGGTAAGCCACGCAGTCGTTGGGAAAATATCTGTTGAAACATAAGAAGAAACAATGTTTTCTATTGGAAAGGATGAGTTTTTTACAACAGTAAATCCTTTAAAATTATCAAGAATTGTTTCGTCTGTGGCTTCCGGAAGTAGAATATCCTGCCGGGAACCAAAAGAAATGGTCTTTAGTCCCGAGGCTTCAGCTGTTTCTGCTATTGATTTAAGTTCTGCAGGTGAGAGTACGCCTCCCTTTATTATTATTCTTGGAACATTCTTTCTCATGCTAATTCTTTTGAGCGGTTAAATATTTCCCGAACTTCAGTTTTACAACTTCCGCAGCCCAACCCGGCACCTGTAAGTTTGCAGAGCTCTTCAAAACTGTTACAGCCCTGACCTACTGCTTCTTCAAGATTACCTGCACCCACCTGGCTACAGGAACACACCAGTTTACCTAAGACAGGCTTTTCATTGCCCGCACCACGAAGTAATTTCTCACGTTTATCTGATAACTCAATTTTACTTTCAATAAGGTTCTTGAATTCGGCAAATTCATCCTTATTACCCATTAATACAGCACCCACCAACAGGTCATCTTTTACAATACATTTTTTATAGTACCGCTTCCGCAGGTCCATAAGAACAATTTCTTCATGAGTATCATCATTTTCAGGAATATTGATATCCCCTATGCTACAAATGTCCAAATCATTGAACTTAAGGATATTCATTAGAACCGATCCATTGTAACTACTGCTAATGTCCCCGGCCATATAATTCGCGAGAATAGTCGCCTGCTCCTCTGCCGCCGAGGTTATTCCGAATAATTTATTCTCAAATTCTGCAATTTCACCCAGCGCAAAAACATCAGGGTTGGACGACTGCATATGCTTAGGTTAACTTTTACTCCCCGGCCACAAATAATGCCACTTGCTTTTGCAATATCTATATTGGGGCGTGTACCGATTGCATAAACAATAGAATGAGCAGTAATAATCTTACCGCTCTTTAATGTGATGACCAATTCTCTGGTTTCCTCATCATCAAAAACAGTACTTACTTCATTATCAAAATAAACCTGTATCCCCCGCTCCATCACATCCTGTGCAAGAAGTTTACTGGATGTAATATCTAACTGCCGCTCCATTAGACGTGACGAACGTTGAACAATAGTTATTTTTAAATTTTTATGTTTTAAAGCTGCCGCCAGTTCCAGTCCCAGAAGTCCGCCACCAACAAGTACTACATGCTGCTGTTCCGGTGGTAGCCCTGTTGCCTCCATATAGGATTTAAAGTTATCGGCATCTTCTTTACTGCGCATCGTAAACCTCCCCGGAAGTTGAAGCTGCGCATCTTTAGGTACAAAAGCATCACTCCCTGTAGCTAAAATTAATTTATCATAAGGATGTGAATTGCCCTTGCTATCCAATACCAGTTTTACTTCA is part of the Antarcticibacterium sp. 1MA-6-2 genome and harbors:
- a CDS encoding TetR/AcrR family transcriptional regulator produces the protein MEKDEDFLNKVSQLFIINGAKTVTMDDIAKELRISKKTLYQNYTNKENLLEETLTYSIEKVLNKMRNLDEKIENAVERMFARDEEIERASKTNDSILLRQLVKYYPQIFNKHMLYFSEKLSEILVHNVEKGRAQGLYRNDFDAHLYSKLYFQMTMTYDNSPYLDTTQISRNKYQQESLLFYMNAITTEKGKGILKELQRS
- the cobA gene encoding uroporphyrinogen-III C-methyltransferase; the encoded protein is MCTIPTNKPKVTLVGAGPGDPELLTLKAVKALKDANAVLYDALVNEEILKYAPNAVKLFVGKRKGCHSYMQDQINDLIVAYALRYGNVVRLKGGDPFVFGRGREEMDHLAKAGIPSEVIPGISSAISVPAGLGIPVTHREVAQSFWVLTGTTSGHKLSQDIELSAQSKATVIILMGMSKLSEIVSIFTKHGKAEIPVAIIQNGTKENERRAIGKISNIEKKVAGANLSSPAIIVIGEVVEFANDKLSALVEDNLVYSK
- a CDS encoding rubredoxin domain-containing protein; this encodes MRKNVPRIIIKGGVLSPAELKSIAETAEASGLKTISFGSRQDILLPEATDETILDNFKGFTVVKNSSFPIENIVSSYVSTDIFPTTAWLTGDRYLYILEQIRYEPILKINITEPRQRLVPLFTGHLNFIASEHEDYWYLYIRLPDWEKTEMYPALIYSWDIGKVGQAVENILQEDPETIEMIFDLVSDAVDTDNRTVDKPLEVPFYPFPYYEGMNRTGTGKYWLGLYWRNNKYDLEFLKVMCDFCAELKIGRICITPWKSFIVKGIPVESKLQWEKLLGKFGINVRHSMLELNWHLLVANDEALSLKKYLVANFDQNDISTYGLTFGIANYTRRVYYFTSIVIEKNKIPENLTEFEIRDTYNLLYAKNFDPNTREYITHVQDVDKVELPGLLMELSQMYFEQLGNKIEDEKPTGSKKEVVEVEVFQCQECFTVYDKTYGDKTQGIQAGTAFEDLINDYSCPVCEAPKAAFKSKIFIKQLD